DNA sequence from the Methanolobus psychrophilus R15 genome:
CAAGAGCTTTTCCAGTTCAACTCTTATTTCCTCTGTATATCTGTTTCCAAGCGCCCTGCTTATTTCTTCTACATGGGGCGCGATTCTCTCATTCATAGATAGCCTCCGTATAAGTGAAGGTCATATTAGAAGGTCATTATCAAAATAGGGTCATCAGCAATAAATATAACCCGCTGACAAAACTTGCAATTTTGAAAGCAGTAAAAGAAAGGTATATCAACTATCATACCTCATTTTCCTTGTGGAGTGAATCATTGTTTATCGGCCCGACATATCTCCACGCAGGAGGAGCTTATATGCCAAAACTTGCAATCGTCTACCTTAGTACCCAGGGAAATACACAGATGATGGCTGAAGCCATTGCAGAAGGAGCCAGGGAACGCCATGTTGAAGTAAAGGTCAACAATTTTCATGAATGGAACCCTGCCGAGATAGCAGATTATGACGCCATAGCCGTCGGATCATCTACATTTTACTATACTATGCTTGACCCTATCGCAAAGTTCATTGACCGGATAGTCGAGGTGGGTGTTGACGGAAAGATAGGGGCTGCTTTTGGCTCCTATGGCTGGAGTGGAGAGGCGCCGGTAAAGATAGCAGAAAAACTGCGCAATGCCGGAGTAGAGGTTATTGACCCTGTGCTCAGGATACAGTACACACCCACCGAAAAGGATCTTTTTGAATGCAACCGCCTAGGGAAAGACCTGGCAGAGAGAATGAAGAACAGGTAATATCTTGTTCTCCTTCCGGAATTTCCGGATAATTTTTATTGTGCATTTTCCCCGGTTAAAATACACCTGCCTGACACCTATTGAGTTTACTCTGTACTAAAAACAGCTATACTGCGGCTGCCGGGCTCATTTGAGGATTAAGCATCTTTATATACCTTATTTACCAATTAACATATATAGAATGCTTTATTAGAAGATGTAAGTTTTATTGAGGCGTATTTATGACAATAATACCATTTGCACCCATTGAAAGAGTAATAAGGAACGCTGGCGCACAGAGAGTCAGTGAATCAGCAGCAATGGCCCTTACTGAAATGCTTGAGTCTTACGGGTTAGAGGTTTCCAGGGAAGCCATAAAACTGGCAGAGCACGCAGGAAGGAAGACAGTCAAGGCTGAAGATATTAAGCTGGCCCGGGAAATGCTGGGCAAATAATCCCTGTTTTTGAGTTTAATTACTTTTTAGAGATTCAGACTAATTGTACTACAGACCTTTTTCAAGTACTTTTGGCTAACGTATAAGGAAAAGATCGAAGAGGCTTATACCTGTCAGCGTAACTATGCTGACAATTATGCCTGCTATCATGACACCTGCCAGTATTGCAGGGAAGGCATGCCTGAATTGTATCCCAAATACAAATGCTGCAGCACACCCGGTCCATGCGCCGGTCACCGGAAGGGGCACAGCTACAAAAAGGGTGAGTGCCAGAATGCCATACTTCTCAAACCTCTCGGAATGGTTTCGATGGGTCCGGTCAAAAAGCCAGGTGAAGAATCGGTCAAATATGGAATAGCGACGCAGTTGTGCGGAAACCGGTTCAAGGAATAACAGTAAAGGGATGACCGGAAGCATGTTCCCAAAGACCGCCAGCACATAAGCACTGAACGGAGACAGGCCATAAACCCCCAAGGCTATAGGAATGGCTCCCCTAAGCTCGAATATTGGAAGGCAGCTTATTATGATGGTGGAAAGCCATGGAGGCACACTGCTCAGCAGTTCAAGTAACTGCACTTCCAGTGACATGATCATTCCTTCCCGGATAGTGCGAAATGAGCCAGCAGCGATTCCAGCTGGATGCGCTCGTTTGCACCTTCAGTAAGTCTGAAATCGATCTCTCCTATGACGTCTATGAGTTCGACCATCTTTTTCTCAGGAATGTTTATTTCAAAGATAGCCCGGTATACCTGACCAATAACATCCTCACCTGAAAGTCCCTGCTCAAGCAGGAAAACATCCAGATGCTTTCTGGCCGCTGTAAAGTTACCTGAGAGAGCGGTTTCGATAAGCTCACGAACCTGCTCCGGCCGGGCAGTGGCAGTTATCTTGTAAATAGCATCCCTATGGATGGTATCAGCAATTAGCGCAGCCGCCTGAAGTGAGTTGATGGCTTTTCTCATATCGCCCTGAGCAACATACTTGATAGCATCCACGCCGTCCTCGGCTATATCGAGACCTTCGTTCTGGGCCACAAAACGCACACGTCCCGCAACCGCCTCATCGGAAAGAGGGCGGAACCTGTATACGGCACATCGCGACTGTATGGGCTCAATTATCTTGGAGGAGTAGTTGCATGAAAGGATAAAGCGGCAGTTGTTGGTATAACGCTCCATGGTGCGCCTGAGGGCTGACTGGGCATCGGATGTCAGTGCATCGGCTTCATCAAGGAAGATTATCTTAAAGTCAGCGCCCCCGATAGGGGTTGTTTTTGCAAAGTTCTTTATCTTTGTCCTGACGACATCTATCCCACGCTCATCAGAGGCATTCAGTTCTGTAAAGTTCTCACGCCATGAATCACCAAAGAGTTCACGTGCTATGGACACTGAAGTCGCGGTCTTGCCAACACCAGGAGGTCCGGAGAACAGTAGATGCGGCAGGTTGCGGGTCTTTATGTAGGATTTTAACCTTTCAACCGTTTCAGTCTGGCCGACCACATCATCAAGCTTAAAGGGCCTGTATTTCTCAATCCATATCTCTTCTTTGATTTCTAACCCTCCGGCAGAAAAAGATAGTGTTTGACATGTATAGGCGAACGTTGTTTTTTAACCTTTCGTAAGGCAGAAACTTAAGAAAATAAGGATATCTAATTAGCTCCAAAACCTTCATTTCTCATTAGATATCCTCATATGACATTACATGCCTTATAGACCATGCTGTGTAATCTGGGACAATACTCAGTGATCCTGCGATAAAACCAATAAAATGCCA
Encoded proteins:
- a CDS encoding flavodoxin/nitric oxide synthase, which codes for MKVILEGHYQNRVISNKYNPLTKLAILKAVKERYINYHTSFSLWSESLFIGPTYLHAGGAYMPKLAIVYLSTQGNTQMMAEAIAEGARERHVEVKVNNFHEWNPAEIADYDAIAVGSSTFYYTMLDPIAKFIDRIVEVGVDGKIGAAFGSYGWSGEAPVKIAEKLRNAGVEVIDPVLRIQYTPTEKDLFECNRLGKDLAERMKNR
- a CDS encoding histone — translated: MTIIPFAPIERVIRNAGAQRVSESAAMALTEMLESYGLEVSREAIKLAEHAGRKTVKAEDIKLAREMLGK
- a CDS encoding putative small multi-drug export protein, with the protein product MSLEVQLLELLSSVPPWLSTIIISCLPIFELRGAIPIALGVYGLSPFSAYVLAVFGNMLPVIPLLLFLEPVSAQLRRYSIFDRFFTWLFDRTHRNHSERFEKYGILALTLFVAVPLPVTGAWTGCAAAFVFGIQFRHAFPAILAGVMIAGIIVSIVTLTGISLFDLFLIR
- a CDS encoding replication factor C, giving the protein MVGQTETVERLKSYIKTRNLPHLLFSGPPGVGKTATSVSIARELFGDSWRENFTELNASDERGIDVVRTKIKNFAKTTPIGGADFKIIFLDEADALTSDAQSALRRTMERYTNNCRFILSCNYSSKIIEPIQSRCAVYRFRPLSDEAVAGRVRFVAQNEGLDIAEDGVDAIKYVAQGDMRKAINSLQAAALIADTIHRDAIYKITATARPEQVRELIETALSGNFTAARKHLDVFLLEQGLSGEDVIGQVYRAIFEINIPEKKMVELIDVIGEIDFRLTEGANERIQLESLLAHFALSGKE